The following proteins come from a genomic window of Ammospiza nelsoni isolate bAmmNel1 chromosome 6, bAmmNel1.pri, whole genome shotgun sequence:
- the LOC132074797 gene encoding cytosolic carboxypeptidase 2-like has translation MGSTGPGWQRAPGHEPNQWVPPKPEPFCPPMGPEQALCTLGEEQGTVVYHSSPALQGSCFTHARVGGAPGPLSSPAAPLEGPQDTTLLFESRFESGNLQKAIKVGPYEYVLMLRPDLYTAKHTQWFYFRVQNTQQEPLYRFTIANMAKPKSLYGQGLQPLFYSQQDAQSRGIGWRRVGTDVCYYRGSAGEPPLFRLSWTMRFPHDGDTCFFAACYPYTYSDLGRYLRVLAADPVRSRYCTVRVLCRSLAGNTVPLLTITGPGGTAGKRTVVLSARVHPGESGGSWAMRGFLDFLLSPHEDAQLLRRLFVFKVVPMLNPDGVVVGNSRCSLAGRDPNRAYGKALPGSFPGVWHLRAMVQRELAEREVVLYCDFHGHSRKNNVFMYGCDGSGDGTGTRLRQRVFPLMLSKNAPNKFSFSSCKFQVQKSKEGTGRVSMWRLGVSHSYTLEVAFSGSTLGGRSSHFSVEDLESLGRLLCDTLLDFCDPTPAKLQQSLVEVDALLQRRMGREPGSGGSWSDVSPSELESSTSGSDSSVSDGIPDDFHSPSQQMEPHRKKQLQRRRARNVLRRTKQSHTSILAGTRRHPVLPGVQSGGDNVGEKPRASSSVTFSSTAGTGNGSRAIAREVPGADSGVAIPRAPDAGKGHCATMRRHQLDSGTNAVTHHKPPLSPCHHAATSDSSWDPGMGAILGPSWQRDGCRDRDRARPLTVRAVTSRCCACARQ, from the exons ATGGGGAGCACCGGCCCTGGCTGGCAGCGAGCTCCTGGGCACGAGCCAAACC AGTGGGTTCCCCCCAAACCAGAGCCCTTCTGCCCACCCATGGGCCCAGAGCAGGCCCTGTGCACCCTCGGTGAGGAGCAGGGCACTGTTGTCTACCACTCCAGCCCAG CGCTCCAAGGTTCCTGCTTTACCCATGCTCGGGttggaggagccccaggaccACTCTCCTCGCCAGCAGCCCCCTtggagggtccccaggacaccACGCTGCTCTTCGAGTCCCGCTTTGAGAGTGGGAACCTCCAGAAGGCCATCAAGGT GGGACCCTACGAGTACGTGCTGATGCTGCGGCCAGACCTGTACACAGCCAAACACACACAGTGGTTCTACTTCCGTGTCCAAAACACGCAGCAGGAGCCGCTCTACCGCTTCACCATCGCCAACATGGCCAAGCCCAAGAGCCTCTATGGCCAGGGCCTGCAGCCGCTGTTCTACTCGCAGCAGGATGCCCAGAGCCGTGGCATAGGCTGGCGCCGGGTCGGGACCGATGTCTGCTACTACCGTGGCAGTGCGGGGGAGCCACCGCTGTTCCGGCTCAGCTGGACCATGCGCTTCCCACATGATGGTGACACCTGTTTCTTTGCTGCCTGCTACCCCTACACCTATTCGGATCTGGGGCGCTACCTGCGCGTGCTGGCGGCCGACCCGGTGCGCTCACGGTACTGCACGGTGCGGGTGCTGTGCCGCAGCCTGGCTGGCAACACCGTGCCCCTGCTGACCATCACCGGCCCGGGCGGCACGGCCGGCAAGCGCACGGTGGTGCTGAGTGCCCGTGTACATCCCGGTGAGAGCGGCGGCTCCTGGGCCATGCGGGGATTCCTGGATTTCCTGCTGAGCCCCCACGAGGACGCACAGCTCCTGCGCCGCCTCTTCGTCTTCAAGGTGGTGCCAATGCTCAACCCCGATGGGGTGGTGGTGGGCAACTCCCGCTGCTCCCTGGCGGGACGGGATCCCAACAGGGCCTATGGGAAGGCGCTTCCCGGCTCCTTCCCTGGCGTGTGGCACCTGCGGGCCATGGTCCAAAG GGAGCTGGCGGAGCGGGAGGTGGTGCTGTACTGCGACTTCCATGGACACAGCAGGAAGAACAATGTCTTCATGTATGGCTGCGATGGCAGCGGGGACGGCACTGGGACACGGCTGCGCCAACGCGTGTTCCCCCTGATGCTGAGCAAAAACGCCCCCAACAAG ttctccttctccagctgcaagTTCCAGGTGCAGAAGAGCAAAGAGGGGACAGGCCGGGTCTCCATGTGGCGCTTGGGTGTCTCCCACAGCTACACCCTGGAGGTGGCCTTCAGTGGCTCCACACTGG gcGGGAGAAGCTCCCACTTTAGCGTGGAGGATCTCGAGTCACTGGGCCGCCTCCTCTGTGACACCCTGCTCGACTTCTGCGACCCTACACCCGCCAAG ctccagcagagcctggtggAGGTGGATGCACTGCTGCAGCGGAGGATGGGTCGTGAGCCAGGCTCTGGAGGCAGCTGGAGTGATGTGTCCCCCTCAGAGCTTGAGTCCAG caccagtggGTCTGACAGCTCCGTGTCCGACGGGATCCCAGATGAtttccacagccccagccaaCAG ATGGAGCCACACAGgaagaagcagctgcagagacGGAGAGCAAGGAATGTCCTGCGCCGAACAAAGCAGAGCCACACCAGCATCCTG GCTGGGACCCGCAGGCATCCAGTTCTTCCTGGTGTCCAGAGTGGAGGTGACAATGTGGGAGAGAAGCCCAGAGCCAGCTCCAGTGTCACCTTTTCCAGCACAGCGGgaacagggaatggctcccgTGCCATTGCAAGAGAGGTGCCTGGTGCTGACTCTGGAGTGGCCATTCCCAGGGCACCTGACGCAGGGAAGGGCCACTGTGCCACCATGAGAAGGCATCAGCTGGACAGTGGCACAAACGCTGTGACGCACCACAAGCCACCACTGAGCCCCTGCCACCATGCTGCCACCAGTGACTCTTCCTGGGATCCAGGCATGGGAGCAATCTTGGGGCCATCCTGGCAGCGGGACgggtgcagggacagggacagggcccGTCCCCTCACTGTCCGTGCGGTGACCTCACGCTGCTGTGCCTGCGCTCGGCAGTAA
- the MTCH2 gene encoding mitochondrial carrier homolog 2, giving the protein MENAASQVLLGSGLTVLSQPLMYVKVLVQVGYEPLPPTLGRNIFGRQVYQLPGLFSYAKHIIKVDGRAGLFKGLTPRLCSSAIGTVVHSKVLQRYQEAEKAEPGARRKESSLEQVLKETSQEMVARSAATLITHPFHVITLRCMVQFIGRETKYSGTLSAFATIYREEGILGFFAGLIPRLLGDILSLWLCNMLAYLINTYALENGVSAMTEMKSYSQAVTGFFASMLTYPFVLVSNLMAVNNCGLAGGLLPYAPTYSSWLDCWSQLQREGNMSRGNSLFLRKVPAGKRYVWEEQRFR; this is encoded by the exons ATGGAGAACGCGGCTTcgcaggtgctgctgggctcGGGGCTCACCGTGCTCTCGCAGCCGCTCATGTACGTGAAGGTGCTAGTGCAG GTGGGCTACGAGCCGCTGCCGCCCACCCTGGGGAGGAACATCTTCGGCCGCCAGGTGTATCAGCTGCCCGGCCTCTTCTCTTACG ccaaGCACATCATAAAGGTGGACGGGAGAGCAGGACTCTTTAAAGGCCTCACCCCCCGCCTCTGCTCCAGCGCCATCGGCACCGTGGTGCACAGCAAAGTGCTGCAG CGGTACCAGGAGGCCGAGAAGGCTGAG cctggagcCAGGAGGAAGGAGTCCTCGCTGGAGCAGGTGCTCAaggag ACCTCCCAGGAGATGGTCGCCCGCTCTGCCGCCACCCTCATCACCCACCCCTTCCACG TGATCACCCTGCGCTGCATGGTGCAGTTCATCGGCCGCGAGACCAAGTACAG CGGGACACTAAGCGCCTTCGCCACAATCTACCGGGAAGAGGGAATCCTGGGATTCTTCGC CGGCCTCATCCCGCGGCTCCTCGGGGACATCCTCTCCCTGTGGCTGTGCAACATGCTGGCCTACCTCATCAACACGTACGCGCTGGAGAACGGG GTCTCCGCCATGACTGAGATGAAGAGCTACTCCCAGGCGGTCACTGGG ttttttgCCAGCATGCTGACCTACCCTTTCGTCCTGGTCTCCAACCTGATGGCTGTGAACAACTGCGG gtTGGCCGGGGGTCTCCTTCCCTATGCACCCACCTACTCCTCCTGGCTGGATTGCTGGagccagctgcagagggag GGCAACATGAGCCGAGGGAACAGCCTGTTCTTGCGCAAGGTTCCAGCAGGGAAGCGATATGTGTGGGAGGAGCAGAGGTTCCGCTGA
- the NUDT8 gene encoding mitochondrial coenzyme A diphosphatase NUDT8: MAGPGGADGAGDAGDVLSGGSERRCRARLAAAGAGGAAAAAAVLVPLCSVRGRPALLFTLRSRRLAGPHSGDVSFPGGRRDPADGDAVATALRETREELGVAVAATSVWGQLRTLPDRHGMTVAPVVANLGPLEALTLNPNPDEVEEVFTLPLAHLLREENQGYTHFRTASGYGYTLPVFLNGPHKVWGLTAIITELTLELLLPGRYRRKTRVPPRKAPA, from the exons ATGGCGGGCCCGGGCGGTGCCGACGGTGCCGGGGACGCCGGGGATGTGCTGAGCGGCGGCAGCGAGCGGCGGTGCCGGGCGCGgctggcggcggcgggcgcggggggcgcggcggcggcggccgcggtgCTGGTGCCGCTGTGCTCGGTGCGCGGCCGCCCCGCGCTGCTCTTCAcgctccgctcccgccgcctcgCCGGCCCCCACAGCGGCGACGTCAG CTTCCCCGGTGGGCGGCGGGACCCGGCGGACGGGGACGCGGTGGCCACGGCTCTGCGGGAGACGcgggaggagctgggggtggcGGTGGCAGCCACCAGCGTCTGGGGACAGCTTCGGACGCTGCCCGACCGG CATGGAATGACTGTGGCGCCCGTCGTGGCCAACCTGGGACCGCTGGAGGCCTTGACACTGAACCCCAACCCTGATGAG GTGGAGGAGGTGTTCACCCTGCCCCTGGCTCACCTGCTCCGCGAGGAGAACCAGGGCTACACCCACTTCCGCACGGCCAGCGGCTACGGATACACCCTGCCCGTGTTCCTCAACGGCCCCCACAAGGTCTGGGGGCTCACAGCCATCATCACCGAGCtgaccctggagctgctgctgcccggccGCTACCGCAGGAAGACCCGCGTGCCCCCGCGGAAAGCCCCGGCCTGA
- the NDUFV1 gene encoding NADH dehydrogenase [ubiquinone] flavoprotein 1, mitochondrial has protein sequence MAGRQLLALRRLPAASFSTAPKKTQFGSLRDEDRIFTNLYGRHDWRLRGALRRGDWYKTKEILLKGVDWILGEIKTSGLRGRGGAGFPTGLKWSFMNKPSDGRPKYLVVNADEGEPGTCKDREIMRHDPHKLLEGCLVAGRAMGARAAYIYIRGEFYNEASNLQVAIREAYEAGLLGGDACGSGYAFDVFVVRGAGAYICGEETALIESIEGKQGKPRLKPPFPADVGVFGCPTTVANVETVSVAPTICRRGGAWFASFGRERNSGTKLFNISGHVNTPCTVEEEMSVPLKELIEKHAGGVRGGWDNLLAVIPGGSSTPLLPKSVCETVLMDFDSLVQAQSGLGTAAVIVMDKSTDIVKAIARLIEFYKHESCGQCTPCREGVDWMNKVMARFVRGDAQAAEIDALWEISKQIEGHTICALGDGAAWPVQGLIRHFRPELEERMRRYNEGKARAASA, from the exons ATGGCcggcaggcagctcctggcgcTGCGGCGCCTGCCCGCCGCCTCCTTCTCG ACGGCGCCCAAGAAGACGCAGTTCGGGTCGCTGCGGGATGAGGACCGGATCTTCACCAACCTCTACGGGCGGCACGACTGGCG GCTGCGGGGCGCGCTGCGCCGCGGGGACTGGTACAAGACGAAGGAGATCCTGCTCAAGGGCGTGGACTGGATCCTCGGCGAGATCAAGacctcggggctgcggggccgcggcggcgcCGGGTTCCCCACCGGGCTCAAGTGGAGCTTCATGAACAAACCCTCGGACGGGAG ACCCAAGTACCTGGTGGTGAACGCGGACGAGGGCGAGCCGGGCACCTGCAAAGACCGGGAGATCATGCGGCACGACCCGCACAAGCTGCTGGAGGGCTGCCTGGTGGCGGGACGGGCCATGGGCGCCCGCGCCGCCTACATCTACATCCGCGGGGAGTTCTACAACGAGGCCTCCAACCTGCAG GTGGCCATCCGCGAGGCCTACGAGGCCGGGCTGCTGGGCGGCGACGCCTGCGGCTCGGGATACGCCTTTGACGTGTTCGTGGTGCGCGGTGCCGGCGCCTACATCTGCGGGGAGGAGACGGCGCTCATCGAGTCCATCGAGGGCAAGCAGGGGAAGCCCCGCCTCAAGCCCCCCTTCCCCGCTGACGTGG GTGTGTTCGGCTGCCCCACCACGGTGGCCAACGTGGAGACGGTGTCGGTGGCCCCCACCATCTGCCGGCGCGGCGGCGCCTGGTTCGCCAGCTTCGGCCGGGAGCGGAACTCCGGCACCAAGCTCTTCAACATCTCGGGGCACGTCAACACGCCCTGCACGGTGGAGGAGGAGATGTCGGTGCCGCTGAAGGAGCTCATTGAGAAACACGCCG GAGGCGTCCGCGGGGGCTGGGACAACCTGCTGGCCGTCATCCCGGGCGGCTCCTCCACACCGCTGCTGCCCAAGTCCGTGTGTGAGACCGTGCTGATGGACTTCGACTCCCTGGTGCAGGCGCAGAgcgggctgggcacagctgccgTCATCGTCATGGATAAATCG ACCGACATCGTCAAAGCCATCGCGCGCCTGATCGAATTCTACAAGCATGAGAGCTGTGGGCAGTGCACCCCATGCCGGGAAG GTGTGGACTGGATGAACAAGGTGATGGCGCGGTTTGTGCGGGGTGACGCACAGGCTGCTGAGATCGACGCGCTCTGGGAGATCAGCAAGCAGATCGAGGGACACACCATCTGTGCCCTGGGCGATGGCGCGGCCTGGCCCGTGCAG GGCCTCATCCGCCACTTCCGCCCCgagctggaggagaggatgCGGCGCTACAACGAGGGCAAAGCCCGAGCGGCGTCGGCGTAA
- the LOC132074050 gene encoding calcium-binding protein 2-like, translating into MQGYSVLQGLVGPACIFLRQSIAITQRDRELRPEEIEELKQAFREFDKDHDGYISYKDLGECMRTMGYMPTEMELIELSQQISTWWGSGCLSVDFDDFVELMGPKMLAETADMIGIKELRDAFREFDSNGDGQISMAELREAMRKLLGQQLNYREVDEILKDVDLNGDGLVDFEEFVRMMSR; encoded by the exons ATGCAGGGATACTcggtgctgcaggggctggtggGGCCGGCCTGCATCTTTCTGCGGCAGAGCATCGCCATCACCCAACGG GACCGGGAGCTGCGGCCCGAGGAGATCGAAg agctgaaGCAGGCGTTCCGGGAGTTCGACAAGGACCACGACGGCTACATCAGCTACAAGGACCTGGGCGAGTGCATGCGGACCATGGGCTACATGCCCACGGAGATGGAGCTCATCGAGCTGTCCCAGCAGATCAGTACGTGGTGGGGCAGCGGGTGCCTGtca GTGGATTTTGATGATTTCGTGGAGCTGATGGGCCCCAAGATGCTGGCGGAGACGGCGGATATGATTGGAATCAAGGAGCTGCGTGACGCCTTCCGCGAG TTTGACAGCAATGGGGACGGACAGATCAGCATGGCGGAGCTGCGGGAGGCCATGCGCaagctcctggggcagcagctcaaCTATCGGGAGGTGGATGAGATCCTCAAGGATGTGGATCTCAATGGCGACGGCCTGGTGGACTTTGAAG AGTTTGTGCGGATGATGTCGCGCTGA
- the CDK2AP2 gene encoding cyclin-dependent kinase 2-associated protein 2: protein MSYKPIAPAPATPGAASASPAPPGPGAPSAATSVPSPSGSVPGAAAPFRPLFNDFGPPSMGYVQAMKPPGAQGSQSTYTDLLSVIEEMGKEIRPTYAGSKSAMERLKRGIIHARALVRECLAETERNART from the exons ATGTCCTACAAGCCCATCGCTCCCGCCCCCGCTACCCCCGGAGCCGCCAGCGccagccccgccccgccggggccCGGGGCACCGTCCGCCG CCACGAGTGTCCCGTCGCCCTCCGGTTCTGTCCCTGGCGCCGCCGCCCCTTTCCGGCCGCTCTTCAATGACTTCGGGCCGCCGTCCATGGGCTACGTGCAG GCCATGAAGCCCCCCGGGGCGCAGGGCTCGCAGAGCACCTATACGGACCTGCTCTCGGTCATCGAGGAGATGGGGAAGGAGATCCGGCCCACCTACGCCGGCAGCAAGAGCGCCATGGAGCGGCTGAAGCGGG GGATCATCCACGCCCGGGCGCTGGTCAGGGAGTGCCTGGCAGAGACAGAGCGAAACGCCCGCACGTAA